A window from Pseudomonas sp. MRSN 12121 encodes these proteins:
- a CDS encoding sterol desaturase family protein, translated as MNTTLLANHPLLIVAGIFLGFVLLETACACFRQPRGQRRDALIEIIGSSLLLGVTFPLVMFLCTLLLDAVAPSLKNSLAGLHWMAGAALFLLLDDMTQYWWHRLTHRVPFLYALHRAHHSAPYMSIRIVYRNNSFYYLLMPGIWLSGVLVYLGLAPVYYGYLIVKMTVIFAAHSSVAWDDRLYRVRALRPLMWLLERIISTPSTHAAHHGLNAGDGVTHYKGNFGNLLFFWDVLFGTAKITRRRPAAYGIEDLRPISWQQELFWPLVRAPKPAARTQRRQEPAQ; from the coding sequence ATGAATACCACCCTGCTCGCCAACCATCCGCTGCTGATCGTGGCCGGGATCTTCCTCGGCTTCGTGCTGCTGGAAACCGCCTGTGCCTGCTTTCGCCAACCCCGGGGCCAGCGCCGCGACGCGCTGATCGAAATCATCGGTTCGTCGCTGTTGCTGGGGGTGACCTTTCCCCTGGTGATGTTCCTCTGCACCCTGCTGCTCGACGCGGTGGCGCCCTCGTTGAAAAACAGCCTGGCGGGGCTGCACTGGATGGCCGGCGCGGCGCTGTTCCTGCTACTCGACGACATGACCCAGTACTGGTGGCATCGCCTGACCCACCGCGTGCCGTTCCTCTACGCCCTGCACCGCGCGCACCATTCGGCGCCATACATGAGCATCCGCATCGTCTACCGCAACAACAGCTTCTACTACCTGCTGATGCCGGGCATCTGGCTCTCCGGCGTCCTCGTCTACCTGGGCCTGGCGCCGGTCTACTACGGCTACCTGATCGTCAAGATGACGGTGATCTTCGCCGCCCACAGCAGCGTCGCCTGGGACGACAGGCTCTACCGCGTTCGCGCCCTGCGCCCGTTGATGTGGCTGCTGGAGCGGATCATCTCGACGCCGTCCACCCATGCCGCGCATCACGGCTTGAACGCCGGCGACGGAGTGACCCACTACAAAGGCAATTTCGGCAACCTGCTGTTCTTCTGGGACGTGCTGTTCGGCACCGCGAAAATCACCCGCCGCCGACCGGCGGCCTATGGCATCGAGGACCTGCGCCCCATCAGCTGGCAGCAGGAACTGTTCTGGCCGCTGGTGCGTGCGCCCAAGCCCGCGGCCCGGACACAGCGCCGGCAGGAACCCGCGCAGTAA